From Fodinicurvata sp. EGI_FJ10296, one genomic window encodes:
- a CDS encoding ABC transporter permease, whose amino-acid sequence MGTFILRRAWQGFLVVLGVTLTVFVVTRVFGDPVSLMLPLSASAEQRAAFAEGLGLNQPLLVQFVQFAADLATFDFGESAWQRRPAINVVFERLPNSLLLIGAGLGLAVVLSVPMGVVAALRPGGIVDRLTVGLGLLGLSMPQFWVGLLLIVVFAVQLQVLPTSGMGTPAHLVLPSVTLALVPLARLTMLVRSSMIDELNQQYVKTARAKGMPLRRIIGVHALRNASIPFLTLVGWELILTLAGYTVVVETVFAWPGLGLTAIQALQRGDLFLVQAIVFTIAIMIVLINIALDVVFKLIDPRINLN is encoded by the coding sequence ATGGGGACATTCATACTCCGACGGGCATGGCAGGGCTTCCTGGTCGTGCTCGGTGTGACTCTGACGGTGTTCGTCGTCACGCGCGTTTTCGGAGATCCCGTCAGCCTCATGCTGCCGCTCTCGGCATCGGCGGAACAGCGTGCTGCCTTTGCCGAGGGTCTGGGGCTGAATCAGCCGTTGCTGGTTCAGTTTGTTCAGTTCGCGGCCGACCTTGCCACGTTCGATTTCGGTGAGAGTGCCTGGCAGCGAAGGCCGGCCATAAACGTCGTATTCGAGCGTTTGCCGAACTCGTTGCTGCTGATCGGCGCCGGATTGGGACTTGCGGTCGTGCTGTCGGTCCCCATGGGGGTGGTGGCGGCGCTTCGGCCGGGCGGTATCGTCGATCGGCTGACCGTCGGCCTGGGCTTGCTCGGTTTGTCGATGCCCCAATTCTGGGTCGGATTGCTGCTGATTGTCGTCTTCGCGGTTCAGCTTCAGGTTCTGCCGACTTCCGGCATGGGGACCCCGGCCCATCTGGTGTTGCCGTCCGTCACGCTAGCGTTGGTGCCGCTCGCCCGGCTCACCATGCTGGTGCGTTCGTCGATGATTGATGAACTCAATCAGCAATACGTCAAGACAGCGCGCGCCAAGGGAATGCCGCTGAGGCGGATCATCGGCGTTCACGCCCTGCGCAACGCGTCCATACCGTTTCTGACGCTGGTGGGGTGGGAGCTGATCCTGACCCTTGCGGGTTATACGGTGGTTGTGGAAACCGTGTTCGCGTGGCCGGGCCTCGGGCTGACGGCGATCCAGGCGCTCCAGCGCGGCGACCTGTTTCTGGTGCAGGCAATAGTGTTCACAATCGCCATCATGATCGTGCTGATCAATATCGCCTTGGACGTCGTCTTCAAGCTCATCGATCCAAGGATCAATTTGAACTGA